One part of the Candidatus Methylomirabilis sp. genome encodes these proteins:
- a CDS encoding CBS domain-containing protein — protein MTLADLMNTKPVTVRPTETVAAAAKRMRDEGVGCVVVTGSTRKPVGILTDRDIVLAVVAEGRLPDATRVEEVMCRHVITGRRSDTLMDAAIKMAEASIRRLPILDGQGRMVGLVSVDDLLVILITELSNISAAIAGPSKILTT, from the coding sequence ATGACTCTCGCGGACCTGATGAACACCAAGCCGGTGACGGTTCGCCCCACCGAGACCGTCGCGGCCGCGGCCAAGCGCATGCGGGACGAGGGGGTGGGTTGCGTGGTCGTCACCGGCTCCACCCGCAAGCCGGTGGGGATCCTCACCGACCGGGACATCGTGCTCGCGGTGGTGGCAGAGGGGCGGCTCCCCGACGCGACTCGCGTCGAGGAAGTCATGTGCCGCCACGTCATCACCGGCCGCAGGAGCGACACCCTGATGGACGCGGCCATCAAGATGGCGGAGGCCTCGATCCGGCGGCTGCCCATCCTGGACGGCCAGGGACGGATGGTGGGGCTGGTCTCGGTGGACGACCTGCTGGTCATTCTCATCACCGAGCTGTCCAACATCTCGGCGGCCATCGCCGGGCCGTCCAAGATTCTCACCACCTAG